One part of the Halopenitus persicus genome encodes these proteins:
- a CDS encoding phosphate signaling complex PhoU family protein produces METRKVQRLGPSTLAMTLPAEWASEHDVDKGDEVSIRMGGTGTLTVLPESANTEESEATIYADDLDSGAVERAIVAQYVLGRRVIHVESDGPLGSDHINAVYRAETQLMGLGVIEETPESIAIRCSVDPEDFTLNNLLQRLENTGSTMRGEAIKALAHGDTDLAQRALNRERQANKIFVLLLRLIFTSYQNPALTQAVGLDSGFPLIGYRSVAKNLELTADNAEDIAEIALETDGESLAVEQSTMRRIREFTDQVDELTELAVRSVVERDYDLTVECRHLFRDISDRESEILDDLSEMDNEDLLRVREVLVSLQHTAEYAMRNAEIAANLALNEESEHVKIE; encoded by the coding sequence ATGGAAACGCGGAAGGTTCAGCGGCTCGGTCCCTCGACGCTGGCGATGACGCTGCCGGCCGAATGGGCGAGCGAGCACGACGTCGACAAGGGCGACGAGGTCTCGATCCGGATGGGCGGCACGGGGACGCTGACGGTACTCCCCGAGTCGGCCAACACCGAGGAGTCGGAGGCGACGATCTACGCGGACGACCTCGACTCGGGCGCGGTCGAGCGGGCAATCGTGGCCCAGTACGTGCTCGGGCGGCGGGTGATCCACGTCGAGAGCGACGGCCCGCTCGGCAGCGACCACATCAACGCCGTCTATCGCGCGGAGACCCAGCTGATGGGTCTCGGCGTCATCGAGGAGACGCCCGAGAGCATCGCGATCCGCTGTTCGGTCGATCCGGAGGACTTCACCCTGAACAACCTGCTGCAGCGGCTCGAGAACACCGGCTCGACGATGCGCGGCGAGGCGATCAAGGCCCTGGCCCACGGGGACACCGACCTCGCCCAGCGCGCGCTCAACCGGGAGCGACAGGCGAACAAGATTTTCGTGTTGCTGCTCCGGCTGATCTTCACCTCCTATCAGAACCCGGCGTTGACCCAGGCCGTCGGGCTCGATTCGGGGTTCCCGCTCATCGGCTACCGGTCGGTCGCGAAGAACCTGGAGCTCACCGCGGACAACGCCGAGGACATCGCGGAGATCGCCTTGGAGACCGACGGCGAATCGCTCGCCGTCGAGCAGTCGACGATGCGGCGGATCCGAGAGTTCACCGACCAGGTCGACGAGCTCACGGAGCTTGCGGTCCGGTCGGTCGTCGAGCGGGATTACGACCTCACCGTCGAGTGCCGGCACCTGTTCCGGGACATCAGCGACCGCGAGTCGGAGATCCTGGACGACCTCTCCGAGATGGACAACGAGGACCTACTCAGGGTCCGGGAGGTGCTCGTCAGCCTCCAGCACACCGCCGAGTACGCGATGCGGAACGCCGAGATCGCCGCCAACCTCGCCCTCAACGAGGAGTCCGAGCACGTCAAGATCGAGTAG
- a CDS encoding 1,4-dihydroxy-2-naphthoyl-CoA synthase, which produces MVSPIFDADAWEPVTDEFEDITYHRGVDVPAVRIAFDRPGVRNAFRPGTVDELYAALDHARKQADVGCVLLTGNGPSPKDGGWAFCAGGDQSVRGGSGYEYRDDDEAADEEDELVREAKAGRLHILEVQRLIRFMPKPVVAVVPGWAVGGGHSLHVVCDLTLASESEAKFLQTDPDVASFDGGFGSAYLAKQIGQKKAREVFFRGKTYSADEAEEMGMVNEAVPHEDLETVALEWADEMTRKSPTAMRMLKYAFNMADDGLVGQQVFAGEATRLAYMTPEAREGRDAFLEGREPEFREYPWHY; this is translated from the coding sequence ATGGTTTCGCCGATCTTCGATGCGGACGCCTGGGAGCCGGTGACCGACGAGTTCGAGGACATCACCTACCACCGCGGCGTCGACGTTCCCGCGGTTCGGATCGCCTTCGACCGGCCCGGCGTCAGAAACGCGTTCCGGCCGGGAACGGTCGACGAGCTGTACGCGGCCCTCGACCACGCGCGCAAGCAGGCCGACGTCGGCTGCGTGCTCCTGACCGGGAACGGACCCTCCCCGAAGGACGGCGGCTGGGCCTTCTGTGCGGGCGGCGACCAGTCGGTTCGGGGCGGCTCCGGCTACGAGTACCGCGACGACGACGAGGCGGCCGACGAGGAGGACGAACTCGTCCGGGAGGCGAAGGCCGGCCGGCTCCACATCCTCGAGGTGCAGCGGCTCATCCGCTTCATGCCCAAACCGGTCGTCGCCGTCGTTCCGGGCTGGGCCGTGGGCGGCGGCCACTCCCTGCACGTGGTCTGTGACCTCACGCTCGCCAGCGAGTCGGAGGCCAAGTTCCTCCAGACCGATCCCGACGTCGCCTCCTTCGACGGCGGCTTCGGTTCGGCGTATCTCGCCAAACAGATCGGCCAGAAGAAGGCGCGCGAGGTCTTCTTCCGCGGGAAGACCTACTCCGCCGACGAGGCCGAGGAGATGGGGATGGTCAACGAGGCCGTCCCCCACGAGGATCTCGAGACGGTCGCGCTGGAGTGGGCCGACGAGATGACCCGGAAGAGCCCGACCGCAATGCGGATGCTGAAGTACGCGTTCAACATGGCCGACGACGGGCTCGTCGGCCAGCAGGTCTTCGCCGGGGAGGCGACCCGGCTGGCGTACATGACTCCGGAAGCCCGGGAGGGTCGCGACGCGTTCCTCGAGGGGCGCGAGCCCGAGTTCCGGGAGTACCCCTGGCACTACTGA
- a CDS encoding ATP-NAD kinase family protein: protein MHIGVVMNPIAGMGGRVGLKGTDDKVAEARERGAEPRSPDRARRMLTRLAEHDASIRISTAGEPMGASIVRDAGFDPEVVYDPDSGLPADVGLPEGGEDDEAATSSDDRYANASTSAADTTAAVEAFAAAGVDLVLFVGGDGTAADVATALQGTETPMLGVPAGVKVYSSVFAVSPEDAADVAVTFDRTERREVMDIDEDDYREGEVSPELRAVASVPVADALQSSKQLGGGTVEALAEGVARDVEPGVTYVLGPGSTVGAIKAELGFDPTPIGVDVWRDGEVLVRDATESQILEALGEENVIVVSPIGGQGFVFGRGNPQLSPAVIRRCDVSIVASRSKLDELSVLRVDTDDPELDAALRGWTRVRIGAFETRMIEIV, encoded by the coding sequence ATGCACATCGGCGTCGTGATGAACCCGATCGCGGGGATGGGCGGTCGCGTCGGGCTGAAGGGAACCGACGACAAGGTCGCGGAGGCGCGCGAGCGCGGCGCGGAGCCGCGGTCGCCGGACCGTGCCCGCCGGATGCTGACGCGGCTCGCCGAACACGACGCGTCGATCCGGATCTCGACCGCCGGGGAGCCGATGGGCGCGTCGATCGTCCGGGATGCGGGGTTCGACCCCGAGGTCGTGTACGATCCGGACTCGGGGTTGCCGGCGGACGTGGGCCTGCCGGAGGGAGGCGAGGACGACGAAGCTGCCACGTCCAGCGACGACCGGTACGCGAACGCGTCGACGAGCGCTGCCGACACGACCGCCGCGGTCGAGGCGTTCGCGGCGGCCGGCGTCGATCTCGTCCTCTTCGTCGGCGGCGACGGGACGGCCGCCGACGTCGCGACCGCCCTCCAGGGAACGGAGACGCCGATGCTCGGCGTTCCGGCCGGCGTCAAGGTCTACTCGTCGGTGTTCGCGGTCTCGCCGGAGGACGCCGCCGACGTCGCGGTCACCTTCGACCGCACCGAGCGTCGGGAGGTGATGGACATCGACGAGGACGACTACCGCGAGGGGGAGGTGTCCCCGGAGCTGCGGGCGGTCGCGTCCGTGCCGGTCGCCGACGCGCTCCAGTCGTCCAAACAGCTCGGGGGCGGCACGGTCGAGGCGCTCGCGGAGGGCGTTGCCCGCGACGTCGAGCCGGGCGTGACCTACGTTCTCGGCCCGGGGTCGACCGTCGGCGCGATCAAGGCCGAGCTCGGCTTCGATCCGACGCCCATCGGCGTCGACGTCTGGCGCGACGGCGAGGTGCTCGTCCGCGACGCGACCGAGTCGCAGATCCTCGAGGCGCTCGGCGAGGAGAACGTCATCGTCGTCTCGCCGATCGGCGGCCAGGGGTTCGTCTTCGGGCGCGGGAACCCGCAGCTGTCGCCGGCGGTGATCCGACGGTGTGACGTCTCGATCGTCGCCTCCCGGAGCAAGCTCGACGAGCTGTCCGTCCTCCGGGTCGACACCGACGATCCGGAGCTCGACGCGGCGCTTCGCGGCTGGACCCGCGTGCGGATCGGCGCCTTCGAGACGCGGATGATCGAGATCGTTTGA